The Nocardioides salarius genome includes a region encoding these proteins:
- a CDS encoding bifunctional methylenetetrahydrofolate dehydrogenase/methenyltetrahydrofolate cyclohydrolase: MTAQKLDGSATLRAIKAELAERVAALKERGVVPGLGTVLVGDDPGSHWYVGAKHKDCAEIGIESIRVDLPASATQAEVEAEIDRLNADPGCTGFLVQQPTGLDEYALLSRVDPDKDVDGLHPVSLGRLALNVEGSLPCTPVGCIELVRRHGIEIAGAEVVVVGRGLTVGRPLGLLLTRRSENATVTLCHTGTRDLAKHVREADIVVAAAGVPGIITADMVKPGAAVLDVGVSRVDGKIAGDVAADVWDVAGWVSPNPGGVGPMTRAMLLSNIVGMAEKATA, from the coding sequence ATGACCGCACAGAAGCTGGACGGAAGCGCGACGCTGCGCGCGATCAAGGCCGAGCTCGCCGAGCGGGTGGCGGCGCTCAAGGAACGCGGCGTGGTGCCCGGGCTGGGCACGGTGCTGGTCGGCGACGACCCCGGGTCGCACTGGTACGTCGGGGCCAAGCACAAGGACTGCGCCGAGATCGGCATCGAGTCCATCCGCGTCGACCTCCCGGCGAGCGCCACGCAGGCCGAGGTCGAGGCCGAGATCGACCGGCTCAACGCCGACCCCGGCTGCACCGGGTTCCTGGTGCAGCAGCCGACCGGTCTCGACGAGTACGCCCTGCTCTCGCGCGTCGACCCCGACAAGGACGTCGACGGCCTGCACCCGGTCAGCCTGGGCCGCCTCGCGCTCAACGTCGAGGGCTCGCTGCCCTGCACCCCGGTGGGCTGCATCGAGCTCGTGCGCCGCCACGGCATCGAGATCGCCGGTGCCGAGGTCGTCGTGGTCGGTCGTGGGCTGACCGTGGGTCGCCCGCTGGGGCTGCTGCTGACCCGTCGCTCCGAGAACGCCACGGTCACGCTGTGCCACACCGGCACCCGAGACCTGGCCAAGCACGTGCGCGAGGCCGACATCGTCGTGGCCGCCGCGGGCGTGCCCGGCATCATCACCGCCGACATGGTCAAGCCGGGCGCGGCGGTGCTCGACGTGGGCGTCTCGCGCGTCGACGGCAAGATCGCGGGCGACGTGGCCGCCGACGTGTGGGACGTCGCGGGCTGGGTCTCGCCGAACCCCGGTGGGGTGGGGCCGATGACCCGCGCGATGCTGCTGTCCAACATCGTGGGCATGGCCGAGAAGGCCACGGCCTGA
- a CDS encoding DUF3017 domain-containing protein, translating to MNDPAAGAEPPEPPVDPDEEHVPSVDEIADEIAEEEGRRYPSTLGGLLYLGVLAAGAVGIALAVLGDWRVGVSVLAGAMVAAATMRLVLPARDAGMLAVRHRLVDVLLLGGVGGILLFLARTIPNQPGL from the coding sequence GTGAACGATCCGGCGGCCGGCGCCGAACCCCCGGAGCCGCCGGTCGACCCCGACGAGGAGCACGTGCCCTCGGTCGACGAGATCGCCGACGAGATCGCCGAGGAGGAGGGGCGCCGCTACCCCTCGACCCTCGGCGGCCTGCTCTACCTGGGGGTGCTCGCCGCCGGCGCGGTCGGCATCGCCCTGGCCGTCCTCGGCGACTGGCGGGTCGGGGTCAGCGTGCTGGCCGGCGCGATGGTCGCGGCCGCGACCATGCGCCTGGTCCTGCCCGCCCGCGACGCCGGCATGCTCGCCGTACGCCACCGCCTGGTCGACGTCCTGCTCCTCGGCGGGGTCGGCGGCATCCTGCTCTTCCTCGCCCGCACCATCCCCAACCAGCCCGGCCTCTGA
- a CDS encoding DUF559 domain-containing protein — translation MDVCPPTLLEPTTLARAEGLGWTRRRLQRAVDDGRVRRVLRGVYVDAGVPDSIDLRTAAAGLVLPPTMVVCDRSAAWLHGVDHWEPSALDVPPDLEVVARSGTRTRLSGTHGALRTLTADDVMELVGVAVTTPLRTAADLACLRGRLGAAAVLDQFARAHGVTPEELRGITARFAGRRGVTQLRELGPDACGLLESPGESWVRRLMMDHQLPSPTPQVVVQLPEGQFRLDLAYPRLRIAVEYDGEGHHSSPEDRERDRLRREALARAGWIVVVVRKDQLSGPGLDQWIRQLRAAVAERVGPTTRRHARGEGSRRFTRVQS, via the coding sequence ATGGACGTCTGCCCTCCCACCCTCCTCGAGCCCACCACCCTCGCGCGCGCCGAAGGGCTCGGCTGGACCCGGCGCCGCCTGCAGCGCGCCGTCGACGACGGCCGGGTACGACGCGTGCTGCGGGGCGTGTACGTCGACGCCGGCGTGCCCGACAGCATCGACCTCCGGACCGCCGCGGCCGGGCTGGTGCTGCCACCCACCATGGTGGTGTGCGACCGCAGCGCGGCCTGGTTGCACGGCGTCGACCACTGGGAGCCCAGCGCGCTCGACGTGCCGCCGGACCTCGAGGTGGTGGCCCGCAGCGGGACCCGCACCCGGCTCTCGGGCACACACGGGGCGTTGCGCACGCTGACCGCTGACGACGTCATGGAGCTGGTCGGCGTCGCGGTGACCACGCCGCTGCGCACGGCAGCCGACCTGGCCTGCTTGCGCGGGCGCCTGGGTGCCGCCGCCGTGCTCGACCAGTTCGCCCGGGCCCACGGGGTCACCCCTGAGGAGCTGCGCGGCATCACAGCGCGCTTCGCCGGGCGCCGGGGCGTGACCCAGCTGCGCGAGCTGGGGCCCGACGCCTGCGGCCTGCTCGAGTCACCGGGCGAGTCGTGGGTCCGCCGGCTGATGATGGACCACCAGCTGCCGAGCCCGACGCCGCAGGTCGTCGTCCAGCTGCCCGAGGGCCAGTTCCGTCTCGACCTGGCCTATCCCCGCCTGCGCATCGCCGTCGAGTACGACGGGGAGGGGCACCACTCGAGTCCCGAGGACCGTGAGCGCGACCGGCTGCGCCGCGAGGCACTGGCACGGGCGGGGTGGATCGTGGTCGTCGTACGCAAGGACCAGCTGAGCGGTCCCGGCCTCGACCAGTGGATCCGTCAGCTCCGCGCCGCCGTGGCCGAGCGTGTCGGGCCGACCACTCGCCGGCACGCGCGCGGCGAGGGGTCCCGGCGCTTCACCCGGGTGCAGAGCTGA
- a CDS encoding malate dehydrogenase, with the protein MSTTPLKVAVTGAAGQIGYSLLFRLASGALTGGQPIELRLLEITPALKALEGVVMELDDCAFPGLAGVEIGDDAERIFDGVNLALLVGARPRGPGMERGDLLSANGAIFTAQGKALNKVAASDVRVGVTGNPANTNALIAMTNAPDIPQERFSALTRLDHNRAISQLAAKTGAPVTDITKMTIWGNHSATQYPDLFNAQVAGKNAAETVGDQDWLENTFIPTVAKRGAAIIEARGSSSAASAASATIDAARDWLYGSAEGDWVSMAVRSNGEYGVPEGLISSFPVTTSGGDWSIVEGLEVNDFSRAKIDASTAELAEERDAVTELGLI; encoded by the coding sequence GTGAGCACTACCCCGTTGAAGGTGGCCGTCACCGGCGCCGCCGGTCAGATCGGCTACAGCCTGCTGTTCCGCCTCGCGAGCGGCGCGCTGACCGGTGGTCAGCCCATCGAGCTGCGCCTGCTCGAGATCACCCCCGCCCTCAAGGCCCTCGAGGGCGTCGTCATGGAGCTCGACGACTGCGCCTTCCCCGGGCTGGCCGGCGTCGAGATCGGCGACGACGCCGAGAGGATCTTCGACGGCGTCAACTTGGCCCTGCTCGTCGGCGCCCGCCCGCGCGGGCCCGGCATGGAGCGCGGCGACCTGCTCTCGGCCAACGGTGCGATCTTCACCGCCCAGGGCAAGGCCCTCAACAAGGTGGCCGCCTCCGACGTGCGCGTCGGCGTGACCGGCAACCCGGCCAACACCAACGCGCTGATCGCGATGACCAACGCCCCCGACATCCCGCAGGAGCGGTTCTCGGCGCTGACGCGTCTCGACCACAACCGCGCGATCTCGCAGCTGGCCGCCAAGACCGGCGCGCCCGTCACCGACATCACCAAGATGACGATCTGGGGCAACCACTCCGCGACCCAGTACCCCGACCTGTTCAACGCCCAGGTGGCCGGCAAGAACGCCGCCGAGACCGTCGGTGACCAGGACTGGCTCGAGAACACCTTCATCCCCACCGTCGCCAAGCGTGGCGCGGCGATCATCGAGGCCCGTGGCTCGTCCTCGGCCGCCTCCGCCGCCTCGGCCACCATCGACGCGGCCCGCGACTGGCTCTACGGCTCCGCCGAGGGCGACTGGGTCTCGATGGCGGTGCGCTCCAACGGCGAGTACGGCGTCCCCGAGGGCCTCATCTCCTCCTTCCCCGTCACCACCTCCGGTGGCGACTGGAGCATCGTCGAGGGCCTCGAGGTCAACGACTTCTCCCGCGCCAAGATCGACGCCTCGACCGCCGAGCTCGCCGAGGAGCGCGACGCGGTCACCGAGCTCGGCCTCATCTGA
- a CDS encoding NAD-dependent epimerase/dehydratase family protein, whose translation MSQTSTSTPTVVVTGANGLVGAATCAALVERGAHVRAVVRRAGTAPGLPGVEEHVGDFHDPDVATSVVAGADAVVSTVHPMGSDRETQHRIGVEGTPLLARAAADAGVDRFVHVSTAAVYDRSPETGDVDESAALVGEDGGDYPVTKRDADAALGRVEGLTRVLVRPPAILGPGESSVWNTLRPAAMRDDPDKRRANPDQSFAWVHLDDLAALLADVATGRIAASDDPGQGPVAGGCTPVNVAGEPARLRDYHETVTAALGVAPQWHDEPVWAGGVRAERARAWGWTPRVDLASALDELRRGLQQ comes from the coding sequence ATGAGCCAGACCAGCACCAGCACCCCGACCGTCGTCGTCACCGGCGCCAACGGACTCGTCGGCGCCGCGACCTGCGCCGCCCTGGTCGAGCGCGGCGCCCACGTGCGAGCCGTCGTACGACGCGCGGGCACGGCCCCGGGGCTGCCCGGCGTCGAGGAGCACGTCGGCGACTTCCACGACCCCGACGTGGCCACCAGCGTGGTCGCGGGGGCCGACGCGGTCGTCAGCACGGTGCACCCGATGGGCAGTGACCGCGAGACCCAGCACCGCATCGGCGTCGAGGGCACCCCGCTGCTGGCGCGCGCGGCCGCGGACGCCGGGGTCGACCGGTTCGTGCACGTCTCGACCGCCGCGGTCTACGACCGCTCGCCGGAGACCGGCGACGTCGACGAGTCGGCGGCGCTGGTCGGCGAGGACGGCGGCGACTACCCGGTCACCAAGCGCGACGCCGACGCCGCGCTGGGACGGGTCGAGGGCCTGACGCGGGTGCTGGTGCGCCCGCCGGCGATCCTGGGGCCGGGGGAGAGCTCGGTGTGGAACACGCTGCGGCCCGCCGCGATGCGCGACGACCCGGACAAGCGGCGGGCCAACCCCGACCAGTCCTTCGCCTGGGTGCACCTCGACGACCTCGCGGCGCTGCTCGCCGACGTGGCGACCGGTCGCATCGCGGCCTCCGACGACCCCGGGCAGGGCCCCGTCGCCGGTGGCTGCACCCCGGTGAACGTGGCGGGGGAGCCGGCCCGGCTGCGCGACTACCACGAGACCGTCACCGCGGCGCTGGGCGTGGCACCGCAGTGGCACGACGAGCCGGTCTGGGCCGGAGGGGTCCGCGCCGAGCGGGCGCGCGCCTGGGGCTGGACCCCGCGCGTCGACCTCGCCTCCGCGCTCGACGAGCTGCGCCGCGGGCTGCAGCAGTAG
- a CDS encoding aquaporin → MSELGATPTTAQKAAAEAIGTFVLVLLGCGSIVYAREVGAISTTTTIALAFGLAMVVMVHAFGRVSGGHFNPATTLATALSGRLAWREVPAYVGAQLAGAVAGAAVLLGLAQGFAGFEAGSGLAQNSFGDQGSGYAAWAAFTLEMLLTAVVVGVVLAATDARQEHRALAPVVIGLSLAAGYFVALPATGASLNPARSIGPGLLSGTDAVLQLWLFVLAPLLGAAVAGLAYPMVFGHGAEPVAGSGVPRRAPRAVEPAPEAGQAGQAGQQAPIIQDGWQWDPVAHQWRPLDQAPPARRAGDDDGRTQIRP, encoded by the coding sequence ATGAGCGAGCTCGGCGCCACCCCCACCACCGCACAGAAGGCCGCGGCCGAGGCCATCGGGACGTTCGTCCTGGTGCTCCTCGGCTGCGGCTCGATCGTCTACGCCCGCGAGGTGGGCGCGATCAGCACGACCACCACCATCGCCCTGGCCTTCGGGCTGGCGATGGTGGTGATGGTCCACGCCTTCGGGCGCGTCTCCGGCGGCCACTTCAACCCGGCCACCACCCTGGCGACGGCGCTGAGCGGGCGGCTCGCCTGGCGCGAGGTGCCGGCGTACGTCGGTGCGCAGCTGGCCGGCGCCGTCGCCGGCGCCGCGGTGCTGCTGGGGCTGGCGCAGGGGTTCGCGGGCTTCGAGGCCGGCAGCGGGCTGGCCCAGAACTCGTTCGGCGACCAGGGCAGCGGGTACGCCGCCTGGGCGGCCTTCACGCTCGAGATGCTGCTGACCGCGGTCGTGGTCGGGGTGGTGCTGGCCGCCACCGACGCACGCCAGGAGCACCGCGCGCTCGCGCCGGTGGTGATCGGGCTGAGCCTGGCGGCCGGCTACTTCGTCGCGCTGCCGGCCACCGGCGCCTCGCTCAACCCGGCCCGCTCGATCGGCCCGGGCCTGCTCTCGGGGACCGACGCGGTGCTCCAGCTGTGGCTCTTCGTGCTGGCCCCGCTGCTCGGGGCGGCGGTGGCCGGGCTGGCCTACCCGATGGTCTTCGGGCACGGCGCCGAGCCGGTCGCCGGGTCGGGCGTGCCGCGGCGCGCGCCGCGGGCGGTCGAGCCGGCGCCGGAGGCGGGCCAGGCCGGTCAGGCGGGCCAGCAGGCGCCGATCATCCAGGACGGCTGGCAGTGGGACCCGGTGGCCCACCAGTGGCGCCCGCTCGACCAGGCGCCGCCCGCGCGTCGCGCCGGCGACGACGACGGGCGCACCCAGATCCGCCCCTGA
- a CDS encoding NADP-dependent isocitrate dehydrogenase — translation MATIIYTHTDEAPLLATYSFLPIIQAYAAKAGVEVETRDISLAGRILAQFPERLTEEQRIGDHLAELGELATKPEANIIKLPNISASTPQLKAAIKELQEKGYDLPAYPENPQSDEEKDARAKYDKVKGSAVNPVLREGNSDRRAPAAVKGYAKKYPHRMGEWKSDSKTAVATMDGGDFRSNEQSVVIESPDTLSIVHVGADGTETVLKDALPVEAGEVVDSTFMSVAALRRFLTEQIARAKADDVLFSVHLKATMMKVSDPIVFGHAVQAFFPTLFEQYGEQLAAAGISPNDGLGALMSSLDQLADGEAIKASVEQGLAEGPRMAMVDDRKGITNLHVPSDVIIDASMPAMIRIGGHMWGPDGQEDDCLAVIPDSSYAGVYAAVIEDCKANGAYDPSTMGSVPNVGLMARKAEEYGSHDKTFEIPAAGTVEVRSGAGEVLTSHVVEPGDIWRACQTKDEPIRDWVKLAVTRARASGSPAVFWLDETRAHDANLIEKVRTYLQDHDTDGLTIEVMAPAEATTYSVERIRRGEDTISVTGNVLRDYNTDLFPILEVGTSAKMLSIVPLMNGGGLFETGAGGSAPKHVQQLIEENYLRWDSLGEFFALAASFEHLAGYADNRGAQVLADTLDAATATFLEEDKSPTRKIGGIDNRGSHFYLALYWAQELAKQDVDADLAAAFKPLAEKLAAAEETIVSELNGVQGSPADVGGYYQPVDEKADKVMRPSSTLNEALASL, via the coding sequence ATGGCCACCATCATCTACACCCACACGGACGAGGCGCCGCTGCTGGCGACCTACTCCTTCCTGCCGATCATCCAGGCGTACGCCGCGAAGGCGGGCGTCGAGGTCGAGACCCGCGACATCTCGCTGGCCGGCCGCATCCTCGCGCAGTTCCCCGAGCGCCTCACCGAGGAGCAGCGCATCGGCGACCACCTCGCCGAGCTCGGCGAGCTGGCCACCAAGCCCGAGGCCAACATCATCAAGCTGCCCAACATCTCCGCCTCCACCCCGCAGCTCAAGGCCGCGATCAAGGAGCTGCAGGAGAAGGGCTACGACCTGCCGGCCTACCCCGAGAACCCGCAGAGCGACGAGGAGAAGGACGCCCGGGCCAAGTACGACAAGGTCAAGGGCTCCGCGGTCAACCCGGTCCTGCGCGAGGGCAACTCCGACCGCCGCGCGCCCGCCGCGGTCAAGGGCTACGCCAAGAAGTACCCCCACCGCATGGGCGAGTGGAAGAGCGACTCCAAGACCGCCGTGGCCACCATGGACGGCGGTGACTTCCGCTCCAACGAGCAGTCGGTGGTCATCGAGTCGCCCGACACCCTCTCGATCGTGCACGTCGGCGCCGACGGCACCGAGACCGTGCTCAAGGACGCCCTGCCCGTCGAGGCCGGCGAGGTCGTCGACTCCACCTTCATGAGCGTCGCCGCGCTGCGCCGCTTCCTGACCGAGCAGATCGCCCGCGCCAAGGCCGACGACGTGCTCTTCTCGGTGCACCTCAAGGCCACGATGATGAAGGTCTCCGACCCGATCGTCTTCGGCCACGCCGTGCAGGCGTTCTTCCCCACCCTCTTCGAGCAGTACGGCGAGCAGCTGGCCGCCGCGGGCATCTCGCCCAACGACGGCCTCGGCGCCCTGATGTCCTCGCTCGACCAGCTGGCCGACGGCGAGGCGATCAAGGCCTCCGTCGAGCAGGGCCTGGCCGAGGGCCCGCGGATGGCCATGGTCGACGACCGCAAGGGCATCACCAACCTGCACGTGCCCTCCGACGTCATCATCGACGCCTCGATGCCGGCGATGATCCGCATCGGCGGCCACATGTGGGGTCCCGACGGCCAGGAGGACGACTGCCTGGCGGTCATCCCCGACTCCTCCTACGCCGGGGTCTACGCCGCGGTGATCGAGGACTGCAAGGCCAACGGCGCCTACGACCCCTCGACCATGGGCTCGGTGCCCAACGTGGGCCTGATGGCCCGCAAGGCCGAGGAGTACGGCTCGCACGACAAGACCTTCGAGATCCCGGCCGCGGGCACCGTCGAGGTGCGCAGCGGCGCCGGCGAGGTCCTCACCTCCCACGTGGTCGAGCCGGGCGACATCTGGCGTGCCTGCCAGACCAAGGACGAGCCGATCCGTGACTGGGTCAAGCTGGCCGTGACCCGGGCCCGCGCCAGCGGCTCGCCGGCCGTGTTCTGGCTCGACGAGACCCGCGCCCACGACGCGAACCTCATCGAGAAGGTCCGCACCTACCTCCAGGACCACGACACCGACGGGCTGACCATCGAGGTGATGGCCCCGGCCGAGGCGACGACGTACTCCGTCGAGCGCATCCGCCGCGGCGAGGACACCATCTCGGTGACCGGCAACGTGCTGCGCGACTACAACACCGACCTGTTCCCGATCCTCGAGGTCGGCACGTCGGCGAAGATGCTCTCGATCGTCCCGCTGATGAACGGTGGCGGCCTCTTCGAGACCGGTGCCGGTGGCTCGGCGCCCAAGCACGTGCAGCAGCTCATCGAGGAGAACTACCTGCGCTGGGACAGCCTGGGCGAGTTCTTCGCGCTGGCCGCCTCCTTCGAGCACCTCGCCGGGTACGCCGACAACCGCGGCGCGCAGGTCCTGGCCGACACCCTCGACGCCGCGACCGCGACGTTCCTGGAGGAGGACAAGTCCCCGACCCGCAAGATCGGTGGCATCGACAACCGCGGCTCGCACTTCTACCTGGCGCTCTACTGGGCCCAGGAGCTGGCGAAGCAGGACGTCGACGCCGACCTGGCGGCCGCGTTCAAGCCGCTGGCCGAGAAGCTGGCCGCCGCGGAGGAGACCATCGTCTCCGAGCTCAACGGCGTGCAGGGCAGCCCGGCCGACGTCGGCGGCTACTACCAGCCCGTCGACGAGAAGGCCGACAAGGTGATGCGTCCCTCGAGCACGCTCAACGAGGCGCTCGCCTCGCTCTGA
- a CDS encoding MFS transporter: protein MTALAQAAPAAEPVTRARFVLAVVALATGGFAIGTTEFVTMGLLPQIAGGIGVTIPQAGHLISAYALGVVVGAPTLAALGARLPRRALLVWLMVAYAVLNLLSAAVSHYGLLAFVRFLDGLPHGAYFGVSALVASGMVSPERRGRALALVMMGIPVANLAGVPAATLLGQAYGWRAAYVAVGLVSVLTVVLILAFVPSTPGDASATGRRELAALRHPQLWYAVGAGAIGFGGLFALVSYIAPITTDVGGLPESAVAVFLLVLGVGMVVGNVVAGRLVDWSIEKSLRGAAVGLALALMLYFVLAPTGWWAVLAGFLVTVIGSVLALGFMARLMDAAEHAQTLGAAMSHASLNIGNALGAWLGGLVIAAGYGLRAPLVVGAGLALAGLVVLVLARRAHLLAD from the coding sequence ATGACTGCTCTCGCCCAGGCCGCCCCGGCCGCCGAGCCGGTGACCCGCGCCCGCTTCGTGCTGGCCGTGGTGGCCCTGGCCACCGGTGGCTTCGCCATCGGCACCACCGAGTTCGTCACGATGGGCCTGCTGCCCCAGATCGCCGGCGGCATCGGGGTCACCATCCCGCAGGCCGGCCACCTGATCTCCGCCTACGCCCTCGGCGTGGTCGTCGGGGCGCCGACCCTGGCGGCCCTGGGGGCGCGGCTGCCCCGGCGCGCCCTGCTGGTGTGGCTGATGGTCGCCTACGCGGTGCTCAACCTGCTCAGCGCGGCCGTCTCCCACTACGGCCTGCTGGCCTTCGTGCGCTTCCTCGACGGCCTGCCGCACGGCGCCTACTTCGGCGTCTCGGCACTGGTGGCCTCCGGCATGGTCAGCCCCGAGCGGCGCGGGCGCGCCCTGGCGCTGGTGATGATGGGCATCCCGGTCGCCAACCTGGCGGGCGTCCCCGCCGCGACCCTGCTCGGCCAGGCCTACGGCTGGCGCGCGGCGTACGTCGCGGTCGGGCTGGTCTCGGTGCTCACCGTCGTGCTGATCCTGGCCTTCGTGCCCAGCACCCCCGGTGACGCGAGCGCCACCGGTCGGCGCGAGCTGGCCGCGCTGCGCCACCCCCAGCTCTGGTACGCCGTCGGGGCCGGCGCGATCGGCTTCGGCGGCCTCTTCGCCCTGGTCTCCTACATCGCGCCGATCACCACCGACGTCGGCGGCCTGCCCGAGTCGGCCGTCGCGGTCTTCCTGCTCGTCCTGGGCGTCGGCATGGTCGTGGGCAACGTGGTCGCCGGCCGGCTCGTCGACTGGTCGATCGAGAAGTCGCTGCGCGGTGCTGCCGTGGGCCTGGCGCTGGCGCTGATGCTCTACTTCGTGCTCGCCCCCACCGGGTGGTGGGCGGTGCTGGCCGGCTTCCTGGTCACCGTCATCGGCTCGGTGCTGGCGCTGGGCTTCATGGCCCGGCTGATGGACGCCGCCGAGCACGCGCAGACCCTGGGTGCGGCGATGAGCCACGCCAGCCTCAACATCGGCAACGCCCTCGGCGCCTGGCTCGGCGGCCTGGTGATCGCGGCCGGCTACGGCCTGCGCGCCCCGCTGGTCGTGGGCGCCGGGCTCGCGCTCGCCGGCCTGGTCGTGCTGGTCCTGGCGCGCCGCGCCCACCTGCTCGCCGACTAG
- the trpS gene encoding tryptophan--tRNA ligase, with product MAATTQPEVSVPAAPPSGARPRVLSGIQPTADSFHFGNYLGALRQWVGLQHDHQPFFFIADLHAITVEQDPKVLRERTLRAAAQLLAMGIDPERSAIFVQSQVPAHAQLGWVLQCLTGFGEARRMTQFKDKSAKGGEGAASVGLFTYPVLQAADILLYRPHFVPVGEDQRQHLELTRDLAQRFNHRYKKTFRLPEPYILKATAKIADLQEPTAKMSKSASSAAGIIDLLDQPSVSAKKIRSAVTDSDNEIRFDREAKPGVSNLLTIYSALTGEGVADLVEQYAGRGYGDLKKDLAEVVVDVVTPFRDKTLELLDDQAHLSEVLRRGAEQAGAVAEATLRDVYQRVGFVAPSRTS from the coding sequence ATGGCAGCCACCACCCAGCCCGAGGTGTCCGTGCCGGCAGCACCGCCCTCGGGTGCCCGACCGCGGGTGCTCTCGGGCATCCAGCCGACGGCCGACTCCTTCCACTTCGGCAACTACCTGGGCGCCCTGCGCCAGTGGGTGGGACTGCAGCACGACCACCAGCCGTTCTTCTTCATCGCCGACCTGCACGCGATCACCGTCGAGCAGGACCCCAAGGTGCTGCGCGAGCGGACCCTGCGTGCGGCCGCCCAGCTGCTGGCCATGGGCATCGACCCCGAGCGCTCCGCGATCTTCGTGCAGAGCCAGGTGCCGGCCCACGCCCAGCTCGGCTGGGTGCTGCAGTGCCTGACCGGCTTCGGCGAGGCGCGCCGGATGACCCAGTTCAAGGACAAGTCCGCCAAGGGCGGCGAGGGCGCGGCCAGCGTCGGGCTGTTCACCTACCCCGTCCTCCAGGCCGCCGACATCCTGCTCTACCGCCCGCACTTCGTGCCGGTGGGCGAGGACCAGCGCCAGCACCTCGAGCTGACCCGCGACCTCGCGCAGCGCTTCAACCACCGCTACAAGAAGACCTTCCGGCTGCCCGAGCCCTACATCCTCAAGGCGACCGCCAAGATCGCCGACCTGCAGGAGCCCACGGCCAAGATGTCCAAGTCGGCCTCGTCGGCCGCCGGCATCATCGACCTGCTCGACCAGCCGTCGGTCAGCGCGAAGAAGATCCGCTCCGCCGTCACCGACTCCGACAACGAGATCCGCTTCGACCGCGAGGCCAAGCCGGGCGTGAGCAACCTGCTCACCATCTACTCGGCCCTGACCGGCGAGGGTGTGGCCGACCTCGTCGAGCAGTACGCCGGCCGCGGCTACGGCGACCTCAAGAAGGACCTCGCCGAGGTGGTGGTCGACGTGGTGACGCCGTTCCGCGACAAGACCCTCGAGCTGCTCGACGACCAGGCCCACCTCAGCGAGGTGCTGCGCCGTGGCGCCGAGCAGGCCGGCGCGGTCGCCGAGGCGACCCTGCGCGACGTCTACCAGCGCGTCGGGTTCGTGGCACCGAGCCGCACCTCGTGA
- a CDS encoding 2'-5' RNA ligase family protein, with the protein MVTIGVAVAIPEPWGSELQDYRTAIGDTTATQIPTHITLVPPTEVDAEAVPDVEQHLAQAAAVVDPFVVRLRGTGTFRPVSPVVFVAVAEGIAGCEQLAGAVRRGPLDIELSFPYHPHVTVAHELDDPVLDEVFEDLARFECRFDVDAFHLYVHDHHHGWQPTREFPLAESPHGQE; encoded by the coding sequence GTGGTCACGATCGGAGTCGCCGTCGCCATCCCCGAACCCTGGGGGAGCGAGCTGCAGGACTACCGCACCGCCATCGGTGACACCACCGCCACCCAGATCCCGACCCACATCACGCTCGTCCCGCCGACCGAGGTCGACGCCGAGGCGGTGCCCGACGTCGAGCAGCACCTGGCGCAGGCCGCGGCCGTGGTCGACCCGTTCGTGGTCCGGCTGCGCGGCACCGGCACCTTCCGCCCGGTCTCGCCGGTGGTCTTCGTGGCCGTCGCCGAGGGCATCGCCGGCTGCGAGCAGCTGGCCGGCGCCGTACGCCGCGGCCCGCTCGACATCGAGCTCTCCTTCCCCTACCACCCGCACGTGACGGTGGCCCACGAGCTCGACGACCCGGTGCTCGACGAGGTCTTCGAGGACCTCGCCCGCTTCGAGTGCCGCTTCGACGTCGACGCCTTCCACCTCTACGTCCACGACCACCACCACGGCTGGCAGCCGACACGTGAGTTCCCGCTCGCCGAGAGCCCCCACGGGCAGGAGTGA